DNA sequence from the Oncorhynchus clarkii lewisi isolate Uvic-CL-2024 chromosome 9, UVic_Ocla_1.0, whole genome shotgun sequence genome:
GAGACCCATATCTTATTTTGCAATCGGCATTTGCGCAACATTGCAATATATTTAAACTTGAGCTTTGAAAGCATGTTAATTAGATCGTTTCGAAGGACCGCAACAACTGTCGCAGGGCTTTTCTCACTTAGATTGTTATTTATCACTGAATCAAATCCATAAACCATTTGCTGTTGAAGCACAAACACTGCTCTCTACCGTCTCCGGCCTGTGGCCAGACTAGCAAGTGGTGATTGGCTGACTCTCCATGCTGCTCTGTCTGGCTGGGCTGATCCCAGATATGGCCATCCCTGGCTCCTGTCAGCTTGTCAGCACAGAGCACGAAGCTGAAACATCTATAGTTATCACCAAGGTAGtcaagcaggtgtgtgtgtgtgtgtgtgtgtgtgtgtgtgtgtgtgtgtgtgtgtgtgtgtgtgtgtgtgtgtgtgtgtgtgtgtgtgtgtgtgtgtgtgtgtgtgtgtgtgtgtgtgtgtgtgtgtgtgtgtgtgtgtgtgtgtgtgtgtgtgtgtgtgtgtgtgtgtgtgtgtgtgtgtgtgtgtgtgtgcgcgtgcgtgtgcgtgtgcgcgtgcacgATTTACTAGTcaaaaggatagtaaaacaagggaAATGCTCccacatgaggacaaaggctattttaagtttaagggttagaattaggggttagggtttagggaaaataggattttgaattgaaattgattttaggtccccacgaggatagaaaAACAAAACGTGTGTGTGACCTCACTGACTTATTCATACTTGAAAACAATTGCATGATTTGTTGGTTCAAAACAGTGTGTCATGCCTGGTCCACAGTGACACAGAGTCagtgcctgtttgtgtgtttgtatagAACTCACTGTGTTCATttgtctgttttcctctctcaggCTGGCTGTCACTGCAGAGCTGAAgctgcagagtgagagagagacacagagatatacgaaaagagagggcgagagaggctGTCTGGCTCCATGTCTGCCCCTGCGCCTTCCACCCGGAGGTCTGTGTCGGGCTCACGCAGGTACAGCACCGCATACACACCTACACATCTGAAACTCCTACTCTCTCCCCACTGGGcgcagatgtcaattcaacgtctattccacgttggctcaacgtgggtggcaggtagcctagtggttagtgtgttgggccaataaccgaaaggtcactggttcgagcCGCCAAGATGAGGAATCTActgatgtgtccttgagcaaggcacttaaccctaatttgttTCCGTGGTGCTGTACttctatggctgaccctgtaaagcaacacatttcactgcacctatgtGGTGTATGTGACAGTCAAAAACATAATTGAAATGACGTGggaacaatgttgattcaaccagtctgTCCTCATTTCTCTAATTCATCCTCTATCGCTCTCCTTTCATCTTCTTTTTAGATTACCTTCACACTCTTATGTTCTCCACTTAACCCCGTCTCTTATATAAGTACACCCTCATTTATTTTTGACTCATCTGTTTAAAATCCCTCGTACTCTGTTTTACTAATCTCCCTTTTCTATTGAACAGCCCTATTTTCCTCTAAATCCTTCTCTTTTTAACTTTTTCAGTCAACCTCTtagtcaacctctctctctctctctctctctctcgcatctcTCTATTTTGTTCTCCCTACTTCATCCATTTTGTCTTCTTATCATCAGCCACAAGAAATGGTCAGGGGTGAAGAATGTGGGTATGTCCCTCCCAGAGAACCCGTTTAATGATGTGATGTCTCGCTGAGTATTGAATGCTGTGTGTGAACTTGTGTCTGTCTTTATTGCTACAGGGGATTATCATCTCCTGGGAGAGCTGAGGCTCAGTTTTGCGTCAGTCCCATCAGCTGCTGAGCTCCATAAGTGGTTACAGgccaattttctctctctctctctctttctctctttctctttctctttctctcctctctctcctctctctcctctctctcctctctctctcgacacAGTTGTCAGCACTTTAGAGCTttgcttttctttcttttttttccaaCATGGTTGGTTTGACCATGTAACTGCTTTGTCGGCTAAAAATGAATGCAGGGGTGTGTTGGGATTATGGTAAGAGTTGCTATAAAAGGAGTGAATGATTGGATTTAAcacactgcaagtatattgtgaACTTGCACTCTGTCTATTTAAAGTTGTCTTTATGTTGATACTGTATTTCACTTCAATGAATTACTCATGTCCAATGTCCTAGCTACAGCGCAAGAGTAGCATGAACTCTATTAGGCTTGGAAAACTGGAGCAAAGATAGAACCCAGCTCTGGTCCTTTCTGTCGTCTCTCTCCCTAGATTCAACCCTCTGAAGGCTCTGCAGCCCAAACGGCGCTTGCAGCAAATGCTGTCGTCCTCCTCCTCGCCCGTGCCTGTACCCGTGCCCGCGCCCCCTGCGTGAGACACCCTTCAGTTATACTGTCCCAGAGAGCATGCTCATGTGCCGTAGTCATAGCTGGACAGACCGGCACAGACAGAGATCCATTGATCTTTGACATTCACTGATAAACCCTCCAGATGCACCAAACAGAATTGCTGGTACAGTGACGTACTGTATGCCAATATTATAGCCAATAGCTTGATGAGGTGATTGACTGATTTAACAGAGCATTTACTGAAGAGTACTGCTGTTAAAGTAGTAGTGCTGGCTGGTCAGTCACACTGGACAATCTCTCAAACCATCTTCAAATCTGACTGTAGTTATTGTGTGGTAGTTTATAAGAGCAGGTCTCTCTGTCCCACCACATTCTCGTCTCACTTCTTGCAACCACTCTGTATAGGAGTATTCCTCACACAGCATCAGCACAGCCTGCATACACATCATAACACCAGCTTGGCCCACATCAGGCACGTTCACACCAGGGTCCAACTCAAAGGAGAAGAGATGTAATGATGAACTGAAATTGTGCCGAACCTTATTTAGCCCACATATTTTACATTTTCTAGACCTTTCTTTCCAGGCTTGCTTCCCCTGCATTTTTTCAGCTTGGCCCTTTTCTGTTTGTATGCTGATGGCCTTTGTCATAACCTGACATAACCCTTCCTAAAATAAAACTGCTCCCAACAGCTGGTTCTATCTGTTTGGCACTGCTTATCTCCTCCCACCCAGTCTGGAAGCCAGTGATTGGGCAACACTACTGTCCTCCTGTCATTGCCTGTCATTAGTCAATTTACCAATTTGTCAACAGACTAGTACAGGACAGGAGTTGCCCATCACAGTGCCCCTTCCCATTCCTTCACTAATAAAATGTAGAAACTACATGAATATGACTTCAACTGAATTTCATTCTACTTTCTTTCGTTTTCTTCTTCTCCCAGTTGTTAATTCTGCtgacttttttttttgtttcttgcTCTGATGTTGTTTTTAAGGGTTATGTGAGGTAGGAATTTCCCCAGATTGCAGGCTGTAATTGTGCATCTTTTTGGTGTGGGCTCTGATGCCACTGCTCACCTTTCGTCCTGAGGGGGACAGAAGGGGGACAGAGTAAGAAGGCAGAAATGTGTCTGGTCCACATGTCAGCATCTTAATCATGGTTGAATCATTTCTTTGTTTAGGGGAATGATGTTTAGATGAAGTCATCTTCAGATGCCCTGTTAGCCTATATCAGACCTCAACAGGGCAAGTTCATGTCTCGTTAGTAGTTGTAATCTGCCTATGCTCTCTCTCATTAAAGAACAAATCTGCTGTATTTACACACATCAGCGTAGAGGGATCTCCCAGAGCCAAGGATTAAGTTCTAATGAGCCAGTTTTTAAGGAGAAGTAATATTTTAATCCATTTCATTCTAAATTAATTTCTCATTCATCATTAGCCAGTGTTTCTGCTCTGAACAATCCAGGCTATGGTCTTTATTTCAATTTAAACAGTCTCACTATCAAACTAGATAGGTACTCACTTTTCTTATCCCATGATTACCATTGTTGATGTATTTGGCCAACACCAACCTGACAACAAGCCCTAAGTACTATTGATGTTTGTCACTGGGTTCTAGTCTGACAGACATCACTACCTCCTCACTGTAATAGCTTGTTGTCTTTGGTCAGGTTTGACTACTGCAGGTTCATAGAACTAGACTACATTCCAATGGAGACAGACTATATGGTTTCAATGCGCCCAACGGAACGAGGATATCTCACTACCAAGTCTCCGGAGCGGCACTGTCGGTTAGCACAACTCTccttttatccctctctctccgtcaatgttttgttgttgtatctCTCTGACTTCGTGCCGTAGGCAtgtgcagtgcattcagaaagtattcataccccttcccttttttctacattttgttacgttagacttCTTCTAGAATGGATTGGATAATAGAATGGataatagttttttccctcatcgttctacacacaataccccataatgacaaatcgaaaacaggttttcaggttttcagaaataccttatttacataagtatttggaatctttgctatgagactcgaaattgagctcacgtgcatcctgtttccattgatcattcttgagatgtttatacaacttgattggagtccacctgtggtaaattcaattaattggacatgatatggaaaggcacacacctttctatataaggtctcacagttgacagtgcatgtcagagcaaaaaccaagccatgaggtcgaaggaattgtcagtagagctccgagacatgtttgtgtcgaggcacagatggGTACCAAaagaattctgcagcattgaaggtccccaagaacaaagtggcctccatcattcttaaatggaagaagtttggaaccaccaagactcttcctagagctggccgcccagccaaactgagcaatcgggggagaagggccaatggttactctgacagagctcctctgtggagatgggagaaccttccagaaggatgaccatctctgcagcactccacaaatcaggcctttatggtagagtggcaagacgaaagctactcttcagtaaaaggcacctaaaggactctcagaccatgacaaacaagattctctggtctgatgaaaccaagattgaactcttcggcctgaatgccaagtgtcacatctggaggaaacctggcaccatccctacggtgaagtatggtgtttttcagcagcagggactgggagactagttaggatcgatggaaagatgaaccgagcaaagtacaaagaaatccttgatgaaaacctgctctgaagcaaaggttcaccttccaacaggacaacaaccctaagcacacagccaagacaacgcaggaggggcttcgggacaagtctctgaatagcCCGGCCAgatcccagacttgaacccgatttgaacatctctggagagacctgaaaatagctgtgcagcgacgctccccatccaacctgacagagaatgagaggatctgcagagaagaatgggagaaactccccaaatacgggtgtgccaagcttgtagcataatactcaagaagactcgaggctgtaatcgctgccagaggtgcttcaataaagtactgagtaaagggtctgaatacttatgtaaatgtgatatttcatacaCTTcttttgctaacatttctaaaaacctgtttttttgtattctgtgtagattgagggggaaaaaaacaatgtaatcaattttagaataaggctgtaacaagatctggaaaaaaaatctaaggggtctgaatactttccgaatgttcTGTATTTAGTCTTAATGCCAATATATTGAATGACAAATGTATATTGTCATTCAATATGCGTTTTAAAGTCTTAATTGGACCTTCTGATAACTTGTTCTGTTGTTGAGCATCACTAGATGTGGGATGTTAGAGCGTTATGGTCCATGGCATGTAGATTGAATCCAGGTACTTTCTAAACTATCACATGCAAGCTGATCTGTTGTTGGCTGGGAGTAACCTTTCACCTTTTGGCATTCTCATGTATTGATGAGAATTATTTATTGACGATTGAAGTTCTACTTTGTCTTGGCTTTTGGTTTTCTTGACTGCTTTCATCTACTCAAAGTGCATGGCATCTTTGAGCCATCGTGTACTATCATCTATGTTGCAGAGCATACTGTATGTCCTCCTTCATCGTGGCCTTTTAATGTATGTCTGTCTTGGCACGTTTTGAGTCTGTGTTTTTTAGTGGGCATGTTTGCGGGTGAGTTTTTGGGCATGATTTAATGTTGGTTGAGTTTTATTGAGGCAGGATTTGTTCTGGTGTTTGATAATGTCAGTTAATAgtactctgtctgtctatattgcCTGATGTATTAACGGTCCCTCTCACTCTGGTACAGAAGGACAGCTGCCCCAGTCAGCAACAGAGATCCCTATGGCAACGCCTctctcagcagcagcagcactaacTCTGGCTCCTGCAAGGGCAGTGATTGCAGCCCCACCAAGGGGTAAGACAAAAATTGGCTACCCCATCTATCTATAagactaagggctctattcaatccgcatCGAGGAAATTCGGCGTCCCagtgtgattgaaatttaaaggcaatgtttccgCATTAGCTGAGACGGCATTCAAGGTAAACGCTGCCAATTTTCCGCTGTAGGAACTTATCTTTGCATTtcttcagcgatacagattgaatataACCCTATGGCTAGCCTGCTACGCCCCATGTCAGTATCATTCTCCTACATGGGAGAATGAGTGCCTACTGCAAAGTAGcctacaaagtgttatgttttgtATTATAAGGACACGTAATTAAAAGGTCTTATAACTTGTTAGAAGAATGTATGAGCCGTAGCCCTTGACACTGATCAGCGCCTAcattggaacgcagtggctgtacaTGTCGTCAGAGTTCAGGGTCTCCgcttcacagctctgtatgggttttgactgacagccgttctgaacttCAGCACCGCGCACGACAAGGagttgcccccatccctcccGCTAATTGGGCAACTTCTGAAAAATGCTTGTTGTCTGAGTGAGAGAAGGTGTAAATTACGAGGACtctctgtattttgaaagatgagatgttgaagattataataaatactgctTTGATGTCATGCAAGCAAGCTGAACACACGTGAGGCCAAATGTGCACTCCACATTTacatatcataaaactcatgtcgtATACAGCGTCAacatttatgatcactatgtttgatgtacagttacaaggtAACATGGCgtcgttataccctgggttgtcctgaacagaacgAGCCTATGTTTGTTGTACTGTGAAGAAAATCTGCGGTGGACCTCGCATCTGAATACACTCATGACTCTATTCTATTTGCACCAAAATTACGATCCGCTTCTCTTAATTGCCTTGTGAAAACCTAACACTGTAAGAACGTAtttcgacgggacagtagtggagaaggtggaaagttttaagttcctctgcgtacacatcacggacaaactgaaatggtccacccagacagacagcgtggtgaagaaggcacagcagcgcctcttcaacctcagaaggctgaagaaatttggcttgtcaccaaaaacactcacacacttttacagatgcacaatcgagagcatcctgtcgggctgtatcaccgcctggtacggcaactcctccgcccacaaccgtaaagctctccagagggtagtgaggtctgcacaacgcatcaccggggggaaaactacctgccctccaggacacctacactacccgatgtcacaggaaggccataaagatcatcaaggacaacaaccacccgagtcactgcctgttcaccccgctaccatccagaaggcgaggtcagtacaggtgcatcaaagctgggaccaggagactgaaaaacagcttctaggccatcagactgttaaacagccatcactaacattgagtggctgctgccaacatactgactcaaatctctagccactttaataatttaaaagtggatgtaataaatgtatcactagtcactttaaacaatgccacttttatattatgtttacataccttacattactcatctcatatgtatacactgtactctataccatctactgcatcttgcctatgccgttcggccatcgctcatccatatatttatatgtacatattcttattcattcctttacgcttgtgtgtgcataaggtagttgttgtgaaattgttagatgacttgttagatattactgcatggttggaactacaagcacaagcatttcgctacaccctcattaacatccgctaaccatgtgtatgtgacaaataaagtttgacatGAATATTGGAAAGTCATGTTGGAAATAAAattatgcccacctgacccagattgcaaTTTTATAATGGAACATTTTTGGattgtttcaacaacaacagtaattgtgtgaagtcTGGGacacagggctgtgttccaaacaaaataaatataagTCTGCTTGCTCTAGAACGGCACCACTAGGAGAGTAAAAAAAAgagcaccttatagttgaagactcttctttgagtcataaaggtgcattgaaatgacttgagaactgtgcacactttggagaggtgtgtggccacttggagacgccagttagacctctcactcaaGACAACAAAAAATGACAAGGGTTTATGTTGTACCTACCCCCAaagtattttcagatttcattatcaacaaatgtggtgaaaagtacagtaaatgtaaaatgttaatAAAATCAAccgtgtaatgtttggattcggTCTTGTGTTACATGAGCTGTTGTGTCCTCAAATTTAGTCTAATCATTTCCCCGTAATCTCTAAACGGTTCCCTTTTTAATTGCTACCATGGGTATGCATATGCTttccatatttcttctgtaagaaacatttcaatctATCGCtgtccatataggccaattccaaCGAGTGTAAGGGGTTTTAATAATGTCTTATAATTCAGCTTATAGAAGATAATGGATTCCAATACATCTTTGTCtctcctgtttcctctctctctttctccaaggCGTCACATGAAGGCATACGCCTCATGTACAGATAACCATGGCATccgcccccctcccccagagCAGTACCTCACACCCCTGCAGCAGAAGGAGGTGTGTATCAGACACCTGCGGGCCCGCCTCAAGGAGTCAGTCGACAGGCTGCAGGACAGGTGAGACACAAAAGGACACACTGGAATGATTCTCTAGCCAAAAGGAAGATCTGGACTCGGACCATTACATTTTCCCATTTACTCTGGTCTCGTTCAAACAAGTACATTTTCATTTGAGCCTTTTTTGTTTTGGAAATATTATGCTCTTTGAAATATAGATTTGAATGTCAACTTCTACCCCATTTCCATCAAATTACCCTCATAACGCTTTTCATTTCGTAATTATGTTGATATATAAACAGAATTTTTTGGAGGCAAATTACTAAATCGCCAAACATTTTTACTAAATCTCTCTCTTTAAACCTACCTtgttcactccctccctctcgctcaaCCTCCCTtgttcactccctccctctcgctcaaCCTACCTtgttcactccctccctctcgctcaaCCTCCCTtgttcactccctccctctcgctcaaCCTACCTtgttcacttcatccctctcgcTCAACCTCCCTtgttcacttcatccctctcgcTCAACCTCCCTTGTTCACTCactcctcttctctgtctgtctcagggaCTCTGAGATCGATGCATTGAAGACCCAGCTGTGTCGGATGCAGGAGGACTGGGTTGAAGAGGAGTGTCACCGCGTGGAGGCCCAGCTGGCCCTGAAAGAGGCGCACAGGGAGATCCAGCAGCTCAAGGAAGTGGTGGACGTGGTGCGCACCAACCTCAGCTCCAGTGACTCCACCGACACCGGCGTCCAGAAATACTTCCAGGACATCAACGCCCAGAACCTCAAGCTGGAGAACCTGCTGCTCAGCATGGAGCTGGCTCAGAACGGGGTGGCCAACGAGCAGGAGGCTGCTGCAGCAAGAGGAGTGTCAGGGGGGTCTCGTGCTGGGAGGCCTGGGACTGCGGGGTCATGGCCTGGGAGTAGTCCCGCTGCATCAGGGACTGGGGGGGGTGGCTCCAAGAGTCTGTGTGGGTCCTGTGACGGCTCCCCCGCCCGTTCTCTGACCCATAGCTCTACCTACACCAAGCTGAGCGACCATGCGCTGGGGGATAAGAACGGGAATGGCCTGTCAGGGGAGGAGAACCATGACAGCGGCTTTGTGTGCTGTGGGGAGAGTCACAGTCACAGTGCAGCCAGCAGTCACAGGGCAGACAGCAGTCACAGGGCAGACTTACTCCTGGAGGCAGCCTTCCTATCTGAAGAGACAGCCTCACTGCTCAGCACCTACTCCCACCTGCCACAGTCCTCCACCTACGAGAAGCTGTGCACCGGGCAGGACAGGGTGGTGCCCCTGCGCTGTGCCATGGGTGGGGCGGGCAGCACCAACCACTCCTGTCTGTCCCACCACCACCTGTACCTGCACCACCTCAGGGAGCAGGCCGTCCAGACAGAGAGCTGCCCCGTCCCGGTGGGGTTGGGCTACGCCTCTGACCTGGACACCATCACCGAGCGCACCTTCCGCTCTCAGGCCTGCAGCCCCACCTCCACCTGGGTCTCAGATGAGGGAGACGACCTGGACTCGGTTACCATGACGTCAGTCACCATGACAACTCTCACAGCTACAACAGCTGAGCCCGCTTCTGCTACTCCTTTACCCAGCTCTGCCTCTGTCTCCTGTGCAGTGGATATGGCCTCCCTATCAGTGAAGGAGGATGGGAAGATGGTGGGAGAGTTGGAGAGGCATAGAGAGGTAGTGGGGGAGCGCGCAGTGGGGATGGTAGAGG
Encoded proteins:
- the LOC139417564 gene encoding syntaphilin-like; this encodes MTDEEEVKERALCPHRQKDGLAVTAELKLQSERETQRYTKREGERGCLAPCLPLRLPPGGLCRAHAALVLSVVSLPRFNPLKALQPKRRLQQMLSSSSSPVPVPVPAPPAFDYCRFIELDYIPMETDYMVSMRPTERGYLTTKSPERHCRRTAAPVSNRDPYGNASLSSSSTNSGSCKGSDCSPTKGRHMKAYASCTDNHGIRPPPPEQYLTPLQQKEVCIRHLRARLKESVDRLQDRDSEIDALKTQLCRMQEDWVEEECHRVEAQLALKEAHREIQQLKEVVDVVRTNLSSSDSTDTGVQKYFQDINAQNLKLENLLLSMELAQNGVANEQEAAAARGVSGGSRAGRPGTAGSWPGSSPAASGTGGGGSKSLCGSCDGSPARSLTHSSTYTKLSDHALGDKNGNGLSGEENHDSGFVCCGESHSHSAASSHRADSSHRADLLLEAAFLSEETASLLSTYSHLPQSSTYEKLCTGQDRVVPLRCAMGGAGSTNHSCLSHHHLYLHHLREQAVQTESCPVPVGLGYASDLDTITERTFRSQACSPTSTWVSDEGDDLDSVTMTSVTMTTLTATTAEPASATPLPSSASVSCAVDMASLSVKEDGKMVGELERHREVVGERAVGMVEVGKQQEEEEVGLVELCKQEEVKVLGLVREGKLGEIRELDLYNQREEVLEVKNQRAVEEVWSVEVEERPHTSQPRSSSLQEIAGVTVVEVDDDEDDEVQGAVGGAEESTSSESGPAVKSYWSRHFLVDLLAVAVPVVPTVAWLCQGARRDGLPIYHFGSLLRGCCTVALSSLRRGGGVRHYPAGTGGGAMGGTEI